A region from the Cryptosporangium arvum DSM 44712 genome encodes:
- a CDS encoding PH domain-containing protein codes for MPSPAGPGPALAPEAVDGEFRRLHPLSPLIRGARGIGVVGALVSYQAWGSAGWRAVAIAAAVIVLGWFVVAWIAWRFTGFRVASRELHVRDGILSRRQRTIPLERVQAVDVVRPALARPFGLAEVRMEVVGGGKDAEAPLAYLTIGEAERLRVHLLRLAADAGAPARAVASPEGDAEQPADAPAVTTAVGGLFKVNHKLLILSQLLTFNTLSAPLLLVFPILEFTSEDPSTATVFTFVSGIVGLIQVPVRRLLGEWGFTVGRDADGLRVHRGMLDVRNQTVPISRIQAVRIRRPLLWRPFGWVRIEIDVAGYGEGGQQESGRSALVPVASAEEAFAVLHAVLPAVPAAGPDALGLTPAPPRARKRAPFQHRRLAYAITDVALVTRSGWLTARHDVALFARAQSVRISQGPWQRSLDLASVHLDPAGGHTTPTVLHQATADAGYVATRLVDLARAHRTPAPVTATPAEPPSPATAVASPTPAEPATNPEPTEQSAPPEPTEQPAPAESAGPDRNGAAGEPAAPTIPEGSAEPAAADRDSAAEPPTASR; via the coding sequence GTGCCTTCTCCGGCGGGGCCGGGGCCGGCGCTCGCTCCCGAGGCGGTCGACGGTGAGTTCCGGCGGTTGCACCCGCTGAGCCCGTTGATCCGGGGCGCGCGGGGCATCGGTGTGGTCGGCGCGCTCGTCTCGTACCAGGCGTGGGGTTCCGCGGGCTGGCGCGCGGTCGCGATCGCGGCGGCCGTGATCGTGCTCGGCTGGTTCGTCGTCGCCTGGATCGCCTGGCGCTTCACCGGCTTCCGGGTCGCGTCGCGCGAACTGCACGTCCGCGACGGCATCCTCTCCCGCCGCCAGCGCACGATCCCGCTGGAGCGCGTCCAGGCCGTCGACGTGGTCCGGCCCGCGCTGGCCCGCCCGTTCGGGCTGGCCGAGGTACGGATGGAGGTCGTCGGCGGCGGCAAGGACGCCGAAGCGCCGCTCGCCTACCTCACGATCGGCGAGGCCGAACGGCTCCGGGTCCACCTGCTCCGGCTCGCCGCCGACGCGGGCGCACCCGCCCGCGCGGTCGCGTCCCCCGAGGGCGACGCCGAGCAACCGGCCGACGCCCCGGCGGTGACCACCGCGGTCGGCGGACTGTTCAAGGTGAACCACAAGCTGCTGATCCTCTCGCAGCTGCTCACGTTCAACACGCTCTCGGCCCCGCTCCTGCTGGTCTTCCCGATCCTGGAGTTCACCAGCGAGGACCCGTCGACCGCGACCGTCTTCACGTTCGTTTCCGGCATCGTCGGCCTGATCCAGGTGCCGGTGCGGCGGCTGCTCGGCGAGTGGGGGTTCACCGTCGGCCGCGACGCCGACGGGCTGCGCGTCCACCGGGGCATGCTCGACGTGCGGAACCAGACCGTGCCGATCTCGCGGATCCAGGCGGTGCGGATCCGGCGGCCGCTGCTGTGGCGGCCGTTCGGCTGGGTGCGGATCGAGATCGACGTCGCCGGGTACGGCGAGGGCGGGCAGCAGGAGAGCGGACGCAGCGCGCTCGTGCCGGTCGCGTCGGCCGAGGAGGCGTTCGCGGTGCTGCACGCCGTGCTCCCGGCGGTGCCGGCGGCCGGGCCGGACGCGCTCGGGCTCACGCCGGCGCCGCCGCGGGCCCGCAAGCGCGCACCGTTCCAGCACCGCCGCCTCGCGTACGCGATCACCGACGTCGCGCTGGTGACGCGGTCCGGGTGGCTGACCGCGCGGCACGACGTCGCGCTGTTCGCCCGCGCGCAGAGCGTCCGGATCTCACAGGGGCCATGGCAGCGGTCGCTGGATCTGGCTTCGGTGCACCTCGACCCGGCCGGCGGTCACACCACGCCGACGGTGCTCCACCAGGCCACCGCGGACGCCGGGTACGTCGCGACCCGGCTGGTGGACCTGGCCAGGGCCCACCGCACCCCCGCCCCGGTGACGGCAACCCCGGCCGAGCCCCCGTCCCCGGCCACCGCCGTGGCGAGCCCCACCCCCGCGGAGCCCGCCACGAACCCGGAGCCCACGGAACAGTCCGCGCCTCCCGAGCCCACGGAACAGCCCGCGCCCGCGGAGTCGGCCGGACCCGATCGGAACGGCGCAGCCGGGGAACCTGCCGCACCCACGATCCCCGAGGGGTCCGCCGAGCCCGCTGCGGCCGATCGGGATTCGGCCGCGGAGCCTCCGACCGCGTCGCGCTGA
- a CDS encoding phosphatase PAP2 family protein has protein sequence MILEDTATQPPEPKPETRSRLRELFSSRRVSVPVFVVAFAVYWYFVGLPTDPMLAAIWLWMGTIAFRPEQPWRYHLGFARDWIPIVLLLVAYDFSRGLADNGTAPHVTEMIHADEWLFGGTLPTLWAQEHLYDADQIHWWDVLASFTYFSHFVVCLTIAAVLWFRSRPRWAAFMRRWFTLTAAGLITYFVYPAAPPWWAHEHGYIAQEVVRMSGRGWEAIGLHGGSKLLAVGQSMSNPVAAMPSLHSAFAMCAVAFFLTRVKKRWIPLLLAYPVLMSLTLVYTGEHYIIDAIVGYAYVGIVYLVVWLGERWWARRSGRRVGEAAESLLRAAAPAAPAASDAVSADAAAAEVGAAPAIPHEETAAPRAETADPVKRSTTD, from the coding sequence GTGATCTTGGAGGACACCGCCACCCAGCCGCCGGAGCCGAAACCCGAGACGAGGAGTCGTCTGCGGGAGTTGTTCTCCAGCCGCCGGGTGTCGGTGCCCGTGTTCGTCGTCGCGTTCGCGGTGTACTGGTACTTCGTCGGGTTGCCCACCGACCCGATGCTCGCCGCGATCTGGCTCTGGATGGGCACGATCGCGTTCCGGCCCGAGCAGCCGTGGCGCTACCACCTCGGGTTCGCGCGGGACTGGATCCCGATCGTCCTGCTGCTCGTCGCGTACGACTTCAGCCGCGGCCTGGCCGACAACGGCACGGCGCCGCACGTCACCGAGATGATCCACGCCGACGAGTGGCTGTTCGGCGGCACCCTGCCGACGCTCTGGGCGCAGGAGCACCTCTACGACGCCGACCAGATCCACTGGTGGGACGTCCTGGCGTCGTTCACGTACTTCTCGCACTTCGTGGTGTGCCTGACGATCGCGGCCGTGCTGTGGTTCCGCAGCCGGCCGCGGTGGGCCGCGTTCATGCGTCGCTGGTTCACGCTCACCGCCGCCGGGCTAATCACGTACTTCGTCTATCCGGCCGCGCCGCCGTGGTGGGCGCACGAGCACGGGTACATCGCCCAGGAGGTCGTCCGGATGTCCGGGCGGGGCTGGGAGGCCATCGGCCTGCACGGCGGCTCGAAGCTGCTGGCGGTCGGGCAGTCGATGTCGAACCCGGTCGCGGCGATGCCGTCGCTGCACTCGGCGTTCGCGATGTGCGCGGTGGCGTTCTTCCTGACCCGCGTGAAGAAGCGCTGGATCCCGCTGCTGCTGGCGTACCCGGTGCTGATGTCGTTGACGCTCGTGTACACCGGTGAGCACTACATCATCGACGCGATCGTCGGGTACGCGTACGTCGGGATCGTGTACCTGGTGGTGTGGCTCGGCGAGCGGTGGTGGGCCCGGCGCAGCGGGCGCCGGGTCGGGGAGGCGGCCGAGTCCCTGCTCCGGGCGGCGGCTCCGGCTGCTCCGGCCGCGAGCGACGCGGTGTCCGCGGACGCCGCGGCGGCCGAGGTGGGCGCCGCCCCGGCGATCCCCCACGAGGAGACTGCCGCTCCGCGGGCGGAGACCGCCGACCCGGTCAAACGCTCCACTACGGACTGA
- a CDS encoding SIR2 family NAD-dependent protein deacylase, with the protein MRDGQAVAGWIADANRVTALTGAGISTDSGIPDFRGPNGLWTRNPGAQRLFTLRDYVSDPDIRREAWQIRRAHAAWTARPNAAHYALVDLEAGGRLRAVITQNIDGLHQLAGTSEDLVIEVHGSLYEVECLSCGSRFAMSDTLERVAGGDEDPACLRCGGILKAGTISFGQPLVPEVFAKARAAAADCDLFLAIGTSLSVQPVAGLIDVAKKQGAKIVILNAEPTPYDEVADAKLSEPLGTLLPRLVGGGSSRAASAG; encoded by the coding sequence ATGAGGGACGGGCAGGCGGTCGCGGGCTGGATCGCGGACGCAAATCGGGTGACCGCACTGACAGGTGCGGGAATCAGTACCGATAGCGGCATTCCAGACTTTCGTGGACCAAACGGTTTGTGGACCCGCAATCCGGGCGCTCAGCGCCTGTTTACGTTGCGGGACTATGTGTCCGATCCCGATATCCGGCGGGAGGCCTGGCAGATCCGCCGGGCGCACGCCGCCTGGACGGCCAGACCGAACGCGGCGCACTACGCGCTCGTCGATCTGGAGGCCGGCGGTCGGCTACGCGCGGTGATCACTCAGAACATCGACGGGCTGCACCAGCTCGCCGGCACCAGCGAAGACCTGGTGATCGAGGTGCACGGGTCGCTCTACGAGGTGGAATGCCTCTCCTGCGGCTCCCGGTTCGCGATGTCCGACACGCTCGAGCGCGTGGCCGGCGGCGACGAGGACCCGGCCTGCCTGCGCTGCGGCGGCATTCTCAAGGCGGGCACGATCTCGTTCGGTCAGCCGCTGGTACCCGAGGTGTTCGCGAAAGCCCGGGCCGCGGCCGCGGACTGTGATCTCTTCCTCGCGATCGGTACCTCGCTGTCGGTGCAGCCGGTCGCCGGGTTGATCGACGTCGCCAAGAAACAGGGCGCGAAGATCGTGATCCTGAACGCGGAACCGACCCCGTACGACGAGGTCGCGGACGCGAAGCTGTCCGAGCCGCTCGGCACGCTGCTCCCGCGTCTGGTCGGGGGCGGATCGTCCCGGGCGGCGTCCGCGGGGTGA
- a CDS encoding thioesterase family protein — MYLPLGLTGRAALTVTDADTAAAVGSGDVPVLATPRLLALAEAATVDALREALPAETTSVGVRVELSHRLPTPIGATATATATLETVDGRALRFAVVVHDDVEAGYPDDQGDAPDGRVVAEVAVERAAVDRARFLARLPVAGRSDDQDPAGRGAVPATDEGVR, encoded by the coding sequence ATGTACCTGCCGCTGGGGCTGACCGGTCGTGCCGCACTCACGGTGACCGACGCCGACACCGCGGCGGCCGTCGGGTCCGGTGACGTCCCGGTGCTCGCGACGCCCCGGCTGCTCGCGCTGGCCGAGGCCGCCACCGTCGACGCTCTCCGGGAGGCCCTGCCGGCGGAGACGACGTCGGTCGGCGTCCGGGTGGAGCTCTCCCACCGGCTGCCGACGCCGATCGGCGCGACGGCGACCGCGACCGCGACGCTGGAGACGGTCGACGGCCGGGCACTGCGGTTCGCCGTGGTGGTCCACGACGACGTCGAGGCCGGGTACCCCGACGACCAGGGCGACGCTCCGGACGGGCGGGTCGTCGCCGAGGTCGCGGTGGAGCGCGCGGCGGTCGACCGCGCCCGGTTCCTGGCCCGGCTCCCGGTGGCCGGGCGCTCCGACGATCAGGATCCGGCCGGCCGCGGCGCGGTCCCGGCCACGGACGAGGGAGTGCGATGA
- a CDS encoding MBL fold metallo-hydrolase, translating to MTDWVEVADRVLVWRQPVLDVNAVLVVGGAGALVVDTLSTHAQARELADAVRRVTPLPWRVVNTHHHFDHCYGNAVLAPDAGTEIWAHTECVARYERWIAADGGAARVAEVAAEYASIPDVGGVTLRGPNRQVSGEATLDLGDRAVGLRHLGRAHTDNDLVIVVPDADVVVAGDIVENGAPPSFDDSWPLEWAGTVAALVELAPGTVVPGHGVAMSLAEVRAQHADLTALEWACRDGWRDHAPAAEVAAKAPFGSELAVQRAYDFLNGQLQ from the coding sequence ATGACCGACTGGGTCGAGGTGGCCGACCGGGTGCTGGTGTGGCGCCAGCCCGTGCTGGACGTCAACGCGGTGCTCGTGGTCGGCGGCGCGGGCGCGCTCGTCGTCGACACGCTCTCGACGCACGCGCAGGCGCGGGAGCTGGCCGACGCCGTCCGCCGCGTCACCCCGCTGCCCTGGCGGGTCGTCAACACCCACCACCACTTCGACCACTGCTACGGCAACGCGGTGCTGGCCCCGGACGCCGGCACCGAGATCTGGGCCCACACCGAGTGCGTCGCCCGGTACGAGCGCTGGATCGCCGCCGACGGGGGCGCGGCCCGGGTGGCCGAGGTGGCCGCCGAGTACGCGTCGATCCCGGACGTGGGCGGGGTCACGCTGCGCGGCCCGAACCGTCAGGTCTCCGGCGAAGCCACGCTCGACCTCGGCGACCGTGCCGTGGGCCTGCGCCACCTCGGCCGCGCCCACACCGACAACGACCTGGTGATCGTGGTGCCCGACGCCGACGTGGTGGTGGCCGGCGACATCGTGGAGAACGGCGCGCCGCCCTCGTTCGACGACTCGTGGCCGCTGGAGTGGGCCGGTACGGTCGCCGCGCTCGTGGAGCTGGCGCCCGGCACGGTGGTTCCCGGCCACGGCGTCGCGATGAGCCTGGCCGAGGTCCGGGCCCAGCACGCCGACCTGACCGCGCTCGAGTGGGCCTGCCGGGATGGTTGGCGCGACCACGCGCCCGCCGCCGAGGTGGCCGCGAAGGCGCCCTTCGGGTCCGAGCTGGCCGTCCAGCGTGCCTACGACTTCCTGAACGGCCAGCTGCAGTGA
- the asnB gene encoding asparagine synthase (glutamine-hydrolyzing) has protein sequence MCGLLTYVSACGDASHRRNGLASALESIHHRGPDETGVVVSGDDVVLGFKRLSIIDVENSHQPLEYADGRYVITFNGEIYNYLDLRKQLSEVGASFATEGDTEAIVAAYHYWGPEFVGKLRGMFAFIIWDRFERTAFAARDQFGIKPLHYITAETGIYVSSEKKALLPFSHAAASGDSGLDPAGLSYYLTLQYVPEPGTLHKDIQRLECGESLTWKPGQPVTRNRYFKPDFRPTPTDSPERLYAEIRDVLRESVGLHLQSEVPVGSFLSSGIDSTAIVALAREHKPDILTFTAGYEVDGYSEITVAEQSAKWLGVRNIPALITANDMMDSLPRIVWHLDDPVADPALVPLYFVAKKASEHVTVVLSGEGADEFFGGYGIYREPLSLKPITSLPDPLQKGLRAVSKVIPEGVKGKSFLERGTTPLAERYYGNARMFTEAEKQKLMRHYDPAFQYTDVTEQHYRDAAYLDEVTQMQYIDLFTWLRGDILVKADRMTMAHSLEGRVPFLDIGVFDVARKIPQELKVTSKGIRKFALRQALEQVVPPQIVNRPKLGFPVPTRVWLKGVMYDWARGILADSKADDLLDLQYVDQLLQAHRAGEADNSRKVWTVLVFCVWHSIFVEGRIDPRPAPAESALLTKRAVRQR, from the coding sequence ATGTGCGGACTGCTCACCTACGTCAGCGCCTGTGGCGACGCCTCCCATCGCCGCAACGGCCTCGCCAGTGCGCTGGAGAGCATCCACCACCGCGGGCCCGACGAGACCGGCGTCGTGGTCTCCGGCGACGACGTCGTCCTCGGCTTCAAGCGCCTCTCGATCATCGACGTCGAGAACTCCCACCAGCCGCTCGAATACGCGGACGGCCGGTACGTCATCACGTTCAACGGCGAGATCTACAACTACCTCGACCTGCGCAAGCAGCTGTCCGAGGTCGGCGCGAGCTTCGCCACCGAGGGCGACACCGAGGCGATCGTCGCCGCGTACCACTACTGGGGCCCGGAGTTCGTCGGCAAGTTGCGCGGCATGTTCGCGTTCATCATCTGGGACCGGTTCGAGCGCACCGCGTTCGCCGCCCGCGACCAGTTCGGTATCAAGCCGCTGCACTACATCACGGCCGAGACCGGCATCTACGTGTCCAGTGAGAAGAAGGCGCTGCTGCCGTTCTCGCACGCCGCGGCGTCGGGCGACAGCGGTCTCGACCCGGCCGGGCTCTCCTACTACCTGACGCTGCAGTACGTGCCGGAGCCCGGCACCCTGCACAAGGACATCCAGCGGCTGGAGTGCGGCGAGTCGCTGACCTGGAAGCCCGGGCAGCCGGTCACCCGCAACCGCTACTTCAAGCCCGACTTCCGGCCGACGCCGACCGACAGCCCCGAGCGGCTCTACGCCGAGATCCGGGACGTGCTGCGCGAATCGGTCGGCCTGCACCTGCAGAGTGAGGTGCCGGTCGGGTCGTTCCTGTCCAGCGGCATCGACTCGACCGCGATCGTCGCGCTGGCCCGCGAGCACAAGCCCGACATCCTGACGTTCACGGCCGGCTACGAGGTCGACGGGTACTCCGAGATCACGGTCGCCGAGCAGTCGGCCAAGTGGCTCGGCGTGCGCAACATCCCCGCGCTGATCACCGCGAACGACATGATGGACTCGCTGCCGCGGATCGTCTGGCACCTCGACGACCCGGTCGCCGACCCGGCGCTGGTGCCGCTGTACTTCGTCGCCAAGAAAGCCTCCGAGCACGTGACGGTCGTGCTCTCCGGCGAGGGCGCGGACGAGTTCTTCGGCGGTTACGGCATCTACCGCGAACCGCTCTCGCTCAAGCCGATCACGTCGCTGCCCGATCCGCTGCAGAAGGGCCTGCGCGCGGTCAGCAAGGTGATCCCCGAGGGCGTGAAGGGCAAGAGCTTCCTGGAGCGCGGCACGACGCCGCTGGCCGAGCGCTACTACGGCAACGCGCGGATGTTCACCGAGGCCGAGAAGCAGAAGCTCATGCGCCACTACGACCCGGCGTTCCAGTACACCGACGTCACCGAGCAGCACTACCGGGACGCGGCGTACCTCGACGAGGTCACCCAGATGCAGTACATCGACCTGTTCACCTGGCTGCGCGGCGACATCCTGGTCAAGGCCGACCGGATGACGATGGCCCACTCGCTCGAGGGCCGCGTGCCGTTCCTGGACATCGGCGTGTTCGACGTCGCGCGGAAGATCCCGCAGGAGCTGAAGGTCACCAGCAAGGGCATCCGGAAGTTCGCGCTGCGGCAGGCGCTCGAGCAGGTCGTGCCGCCGCAGATCGTCAACCGGCCGAAGCTGGGCTTCCCGGTGCCGACGCGGGTGTGGCTCAAGGGCGTCATGTACGACTGGGCCCGCGGCATCCTGGCCGACTCCAAGGCCGACGACCTGCTCGACCTGCAGTACGTCGACCAGCTGCTGCAGGCGCACCGGGCGGGGGAGGCCGACAACTCGCGCAAGGTGTGGACCGTGCTGGTGTTCTGCGTCTGGCACTCGATCTTCGTCGAGGGACGCATCGACCCCCGCCCGGCGCCCGCCGAGTCCGCCCTGCTGACCAAGCGGGCCGTGCGCCAGCGCTAA
- a CDS encoding aminopeptidase P family protein: MTENQLEGELAETDPAVTTASHDLPVPERLAEFMRTGWADPVAGPREPDAAAAFTAARRARLAERFPGETLVVPSGTAKVRSNDSSYEFRPGSDLAWLTTCYEQDAVLVAGPGGATLYVRVRASRESDEFFRSRGGELWVGGRRTAGEWSAALGVETVSLDGLDKALRELDPATTRVVRGYDAQVDAAVAATDDGLRDGQLVAALNELRLVKDEWEITQLRDAVDATVRGFADVVRALPADRESSERLVDGVFGLRARHDGNTIGYGTIAAAGAHACTLHWWRNDGVCRPGELLLLDAGVENRHLYTADVTRTLPVSGRFSPVQRRVYDTVLAAQEAGIAVIRPGVSWREIHRACMRVIAGALADWGLLPVPAAESLDDEVGLHRRWTLHSSGHMLGLDVHDCAKARAETYLDGVLAEGNVLTVEPGLYFQPDDLTVPAEYRGIGVRIEDDVLVTADGAEVLSAGLPRAADDVEAWMASERAAGVRLPG; this comes from the coding sequence ATGACCGAGAATCAACTCGAGGGCGAGCTGGCCGAGACCGACCCGGCGGTCACCACCGCGAGCCACGATCTCCCGGTCCCCGAGCGGCTGGCGGAGTTCATGCGCACCGGGTGGGCCGATCCGGTCGCCGGTCCGCGCGAACCCGACGCCGCCGCCGCGTTCACCGCCGCGCGCCGCGCCCGGCTGGCCGAGCGCTTCCCGGGCGAGACGCTCGTCGTACCGAGCGGCACCGCGAAGGTCCGCAGCAACGACTCCTCCTACGAGTTCCGCCCCGGCTCCGACCTGGCCTGGCTCACCACCTGCTACGAGCAGGACGCGGTCCTGGTCGCCGGCCCGGGCGGCGCGACGCTCTACGTCCGGGTCCGGGCGTCGCGGGAGTCCGACGAGTTCTTCCGCAGCCGCGGCGGTGAGCTCTGGGTCGGGGGGCGCCGGACGGCCGGCGAGTGGTCGGCCGCGCTCGGCGTGGAGACCGTGTCGCTCGACGGGCTCGACAAAGCGTTGCGCGAGCTCGATCCCGCCACCACCCGGGTGGTGCGCGGCTACGACGCTCAGGTCGACGCCGCCGTGGCCGCCACCGACGACGGGCTGCGTGACGGGCAGCTGGTCGCCGCGCTCAACGAGCTGCGGCTGGTGAAGGACGAGTGGGAGATCACCCAGCTCCGGGACGCCGTCGACGCGACCGTCCGCGGCTTCGCCGACGTCGTGCGCGCGCTGCCGGCCGACCGCGAGTCCTCCGAGCGCCTGGTCGACGGCGTGTTCGGGTTGCGTGCCCGGCACGACGGCAACACGATCGGGTACGGCACGATCGCCGCCGCCGGCGCGCACGCCTGCACGCTGCACTGGTGGCGCAACGACGGCGTCTGCCGCCCCGGTGAGCTGCTGCTGCTCGACGCCGGTGTCGAGAACCGGCACCTCTACACCGCCGACGTCACCCGCACCCTGCCGGTGAGCGGGCGGTTCTCGCCGGTCCAGCGCCGGGTCTACGACACCGTGCTGGCCGCGCAGGAGGCCGGGATCGCGGTGATCCGTCCGGGTGTGTCCTGGCGGGAGATCCACCGGGCGTGCATGCGGGTGATCGCGGGCGCGCTCGCCGACTGGGGGCTGCTGCCGGTACCGGCGGCCGAGTCGCTCGACGACGAGGTGGGGCTGCACCGCCGCTGGACGCTGCACAGCTCCGGGCACATGCTCGGGCTCGACGTCCACGACTGCGCGAAGGCGCGGGCCGAGACCTATCTGGATGGTGTGCTGGCCGAGGGCAACGTCCTCACCGTGGAACCGGGCCTCTACTTCCAGCCCGACGACCTGACCGTGCCGGCGGAGTACCGCGGCATCGGCGTCCGCATCGAGGACGACGTGCTGGTGACCGCGGACGGCGCGGAAGTGCTCTCGGCGGGGCTGCCCCGGGCGGCCGACGACGTCGAGGCGTGGATGGCGTCCGAGCGGGCCGCCGGGGTCCGTCTGCCCGGTTGA